Within Anopheles ziemanni chromosome 2, idAnoZiCoDA_A2_x.2, whole genome shotgun sequence, the genomic segment TTCATTAAATAGCCTAAATCAACGATTGACAATCCCGTCACTACAATTAGAGCGATCTGGTTCAACCGGTTGAAAAATTTGGCAAACCAAAGCAACATTACATCCCTTCTTTTGGTTTCCATTATCACGCTGGCTATTCGTTTTTCAGTCAACTTTCTAGATGCATACATTCCAAGTTAAAGCCTTTTCGTTTGTATATAAGGAAAGGAATCAGTTTCTTGCCAGCATCATAAGCCATTTGCCGATCATTCGAGCAACACAACAACAGTGCTCCAATTGattctttttctcaaaatgtaCACCAAGGTAAGGATTAAATTGTGAATATTGTACTAAACATATGCTAACTGAATATTCTGCCTCAACAGATCTATGTTGTCCTTGCCGTCATTGCCGCCGTGAGCGCACAAAGTCACTATGGCCACCAAGAACACCACCAGCCTCAGCACTATCACCATGAGGAGGAGCACCATGGTCCCGTCCACTACGAATACCATTACGATGTGCACGATGACCACACCGGAGATGTGCACGGACAGCGCGAGGCTCGTAAGGACGATGCAACCCAGGGCGAGTACTACCTGATCGATGCCGATGGCCACAAGCGCACCGTCAAGTACCACGTCGAGGGAAAGAGCGGATTCATCGCCGAAGTCCACCGTGAACCCATCAAGGGATACCAGGCTCCTCAGCCGCAGCATCACTACCAGCCCCAGCACCACCACGAGGCTCCTGCCCACCATAACTACCATCACTAGGATGTAATCATCAAACACAATAATAATACAAtagtaatattattattttaacattaaaaatttcaaaccaaacaaaactgatTCCGCTCGCCTCAATTTAGCATGGAATGGCCATAAAGTTTATTCATTCGATACACTTATGAAGTTATGGTTTCTCATcaccatttttcttcactAATAGGTTTGCATGATTATGCAAGGATTACTAAATGTTTTTGCAACGGTTTTGACAACCGTTGACAAGTTTGAACTATCCGGTCTACAATTAAGCTCGGGTCAACTTAATCTTCATAACTACagatgcatttgttttttttacaaaatacgtggggggacccaaaagtaacgggaatcgggttgtagggagacgagggggaaaaggggatcgggttcaatattttattttaaaagcttaacatgtttttgatcagtatgcaaagtttagtttctgtaaGTGCATCCACTagtctttgagaattttttcagTGTAACTGTTGGAAACGGTTCCAACGTTGTGCAAtagcaaataaagaaaagaattccTTAGGGACCGCTGTGGTGCGGaaccaaaaaattagtctttTATTAAACGCTTATGTTTGCACCATTCGCTCATTGCGCCCAAACGTGCCCTATTTATAGCCTCCTGCCGGCGAAGCCGACGCCAAGGGTCATCGCTCCTCTCGATCAGCCGatccgtcagctgatcgatgaagttcccttttgGCTTATCACTATCATCAGGCTGTCTGTTCTaagcc encodes:
- the LOC131280972 gene encoding larval cuticle protein A2B-like, with the protein product MYTKIYVVLAVIAAVSAQSHYGHQEHHQPQHYHHEEEHHGPVHYEYHYDVHDDHTGDVHGQREARKDDATQGEYYLIDADGHKRTVKYHVEGKSGFIAEVHREPIKGYQAPQPQHHYQPQHHHEAPAHHNYHH